A genome region from Bacteroidales bacterium includes the following:
- a CDS encoding DUF916 domain-containing protein, whose amino-acid sequence MKKRIIYLIMAIAILNIPKVQSQDKKDTLYKNMGVAVSPAHLNFSLRPGASKTQQIKITNDTKKKNKFQLNFKDFDMNENGKTIFIDAGKGKYSLSKWVTISQTFVELEPGEEKKIDVTVNIPATDDGYKAAWCILMVNQQEEKKDIDVKGNEKTIAFGVIPLISFGIYIYQNPPNVLVNKVEIQNFKLISSDTSKVKTLNLRAKNTGDGISFSSCYVELTNTNIGKQNKLLVKKFTILPGETRDFTFDLPDNLEKGKYSAIGVLDFGSNEEIETAEIEFEIK is encoded by the coding sequence ATGAAAAAGAGAATAATTTATTTAATTATGGCAATAGCAATTTTAAATATACCAAAAGTTCAAAGCCAGGATAAAAAAGATACCCTTTATAAAAACATGGGTGTTGCAGTTTCTCCGGCTCATTTGAATTTTTCTTTAAGACCGGGCGCATCAAAAACGCAACAAATAAAAATAACAAATGATACAAAAAAGAAAAATAAGTTCCAGTTGAATTTCAAGGATTTTGACATGAATGAAAACGGAAAAACTATATTTATTGATGCTGGCAAAGGCAAATACAGTTTATCTAAATGGGTAACAATATCACAAACATTTGTTGAATTGGAGCCGGGAGAAGAAAAAAAGATAGATGTAACAGTTAATATTCCTGCAACAGACGACGGATATAAAGCAGCATGGTGCATATTAATGGTTAACCAGCAAGAAGAGAAAAAAGATATTGATGTAAAGGGAAATGAAAAAACAATTGCTTTTGGTGTTATACCTCTTATATCGTTTGGAATTTATATTTATCAAAACCCGCCCAATGTTTTAGTAAATAAAGTTGAAATTCAAAATTTTAAATTAATTTCTTCTGATACTTCAAAAGTTAAAACTTTAAACTTAAGAGCAAAAAATACGGGAGATGGAATTTCATTTAGCAGTTGTTATGTTGAATTAACCAATACAAATATTGGCAAGCAAAATAAATTATTAGTTAAAAAATTTACGATTTTACCTGGTGAAACAAGAGATTTTACTTTTGATTTACCTGATAATTTGGAAAAAGGCAAATACTCTGCTATAGGAGTATTAGATTTTGGCAGTAATGAAGAAATAGAAACTGCAGAAATTGAGTTTGAAATTAAATAA
- a CDS encoding glycosyltransferase: MKLYFLIPVFNESQNIEHLYNNLIKAVGNYEKFYVFVDDYSTDNTIDMLNNFFKSNFIVIRKEKNCGPGDSFNKGFEWILNDSKNENDLIVTLEGDNTSDLNILPNMLTISNLKYNLVLASVYAQGGGFGKTSFFRKIISLIANMLFRSFFNIKVLTLSSFYRVYHISLIKKIKERYGVIIKENGFISMLEILIKAIRVNASIIEVPMLLKSENRKGKSKMKIFKNTLNYIRFLFFNKF; encoded by the coding sequence ATGAAATTATATTTTTTAATTCCTGTTTTTAACGAATCCCAGAACATAGAACATCTTTACAATAATCTTATAAAAGCTGTTGGCAATTATGAAAAGTTTTACGTATTTGTTGATGATTACTCAACAGATAATACAATTGATATGCTCAATAACTTTTTCAAAAGTAATTTTATCGTAATAAGAAAAGAAAAAAACTGCGGTCCCGGCGATTCTTTTAACAAAGGTTTTGAATGGATTTTAAACGACAGCAAAAATGAAAACGATTTGATTGTAACACTTGAAGGCGACAACACTTCCGATTTAAATATTCTTCCGAATATGCTTACAATTTCAAACTTAAAATATAATTTAGTTCTTGCATCAGTTTACGCACAAGGTGGCGGATTCGGAAAAACAAGCTTTTTTAGAAAAATTATTTCCCTCATTGCAAATATGCTTTTCAGGTCTTTTTTCAATATTAAGGTTTTAACATTAAGCTCATTTTACAGAGTATATCACATTTCTCTTATCAAGAAAATAAAAGAAAGATACGGTGTAATTATTAAAGAAAACGGTTTTATAAGCATGCTTGAGATATTGATAAAAGCCATAAGAGTAAATGCAAGCATAATTGAAGTACCAATGCTGCTTAAATCGGAAAATAGAAAAGGCAAATCAAAAATGAAAATTTTTAAAAATACTTTGAACTATATAAGGTTTTTGTTTTTCAATAAATTTTAA